Below is a genomic region from Culicoides brevitarsis isolate CSIRO-B50_1 chromosome 2, AGI_CSIRO_Cbre_v1, whole genome shotgun sequence.
tttataaaattaacataaatttaaaaattgttttcgctTGTCTACGGTTTCGCTGGTTCTATCTCTTTGTCGTCTGCTTCGCCAATATCATGATTGAGCTCAGTGTCTTCAATTTCGTTTGAACGTATGAGGAAATTGTGTAAAGTAACACACGCACTAATCACATCGGTTGCCATTTCCGGTCCAtcaacgtcaaaaaattttttttcaaaaatttctgcgCTCAATCGTTGGACGACCACTCGACAAAtgcattttcttcattcatttCTTCCAACTCTTCCGATATATGCGTTAACGAATCGCCTTTCGTGGTCACAAACGGCTTAGAAGAAGGTAAAGATCATGTAACAGAGACCCAGaaagtcataattttttaccttgcaGTACTACagaatgaaatttctttctgTTTTAGAAGTAGGTCGAATTGTTGGCAGGACATATATTTCTGATGTGGCATTCGTCAATCGGGCCCACAATGCCAAAAATTCCAGATGGAAAGCAGCTTGAATTTCATCCATCCTTTGTGCGATTCAGCTATTCCGAACCTATCGCCGACAGCTTTGAATTTCTTCGACATAATTCTGAACTCCGTGCTGTTTTCTTGGTCCTCTGAGGGctctttaaaaatagtaaaaaaagatgaaaaaatcaataatatcaataatacaataacattatttattattcccGCCTCCTTAATTTTTGAGgtccaaaataatgtgaaacattttttgaaattgtacttgcctaaatttgtaaattatgatttttaagatttttttaaaataaacttacatatattcaaaacaattcaattttttctttcaagaacaaaatttcaaaattatcaaaaaattattagtaaatatttgtatctttactatttttatttatcaatataaaatatatattatattattacttttcaatttactatttgaacaaaaaatatgtgaaaaatgtattggaaaattaagaataagaatttttgaaaaaaaaatacaaaaaattgtaatattcAAATTCTGCTAAAATTTACTCATTTCCTGAATTAAAACTTCGATATGAATCACACTTTTTATCATTCATATTCACGAATAAgacaaattaatgaaacaacaaaaatatcactttGAACGTAGGACGACCAATTATACATAATTGAACTCTTGGGTCAAACTAAACATCCATTCTCTGCATAAGATGTACCCATCATGACAAACAGAATTAAGTGACACTTGATCAGATCACACACTTTAACGAGCTAATATAGAAAAGAAGGGAGTTAGAACAATAATTAGACTTTATTACTTGATTCACACATttcgagaaagaaaaaaacataaaaaatgataaaatctgattagataaaatttttattgaattaatgtttttaattaaagctcATCTGCTCAACGAGTTCAGTCGATCGCGCgacttttattgaaaaattattcaacttcGAATGTGACTCAGATGCATTCAAACGTCAATAATCGCTTAGATTTCGGTCAAGGTTGCTTTTGATTTCATTTCATGTtcgttttttgcacttttttacgTTCTTTAGGACGACAACTACTGACAATGGAAGCAATTCATCCAAAGTCTTCAAGAAATCTCTTAATCAGTTCAAACATATCGAATTACGGAGTAATTATTTCCACATTTATCattcgatacaaaaaaaaaatataaacataaacATTGTAAAAATGCATCGCgctgcatttttttaacacacaaaCCAGTAACGAGTTACAACCACCAACGACTCATTGTTTCATTCAcgttaaaacattatttttataacgaaTGCATGCacgattcataaaaatatcgcTACGCACGCAGACAACAATAACATCAAGTTCGTTAAAATATCATTAGTACGACGGAGGTACGGCAAAGAAACTCttgttgacttaaaatcgaACACTTGTGTTGAGTTGCTCGTTGGATATAGACGTGTTTTTacttatttcattattattttacctgTCGTGCTCGCGTACGTGAAACATTGAAACAAATATAGGGCGTTGGTTACTGCTTGATTGTccaaaaaaagctaaaaaaatatatgaaaaaggtgattttttgatgaaaaaattaattaaaaaaataaaaaatttttaaaaataatttttaaaataaaaaaaaatcaaaaaattaacgagaatgagtgaaaaaattatcaaacagGTGGCAAAATTCTCATTAACGGTCAAGTGCAGTCAATCGAgtgacatttttataaataaaaaaattaaaaataataaaattcttaaaatttgagaaaattatttttaaaaaatcaacaaaaattgaacgacTTTCgatttcactttaaaataaatttccaaaaaaaaacgtcgtgACATCAAGTGACGAACTTCATTGTGTTAGAGAGAACATATGTAACTAATTTTATATTACAAACAACTACAGCTTTGTGTAACCATGGAACAGAACGACAAACAAGTGAATTTCATCAGTGTGTTGTTATCGTTAAATATTTCTACCTGCAAcgttttattatgaaatagataaaaaaaataataattcgttAGTCATCGTAAAATAGTTATCTAGATACTTACAGACGACGATCTGATTCATGTCtcgtctatttttttaataattgactGGAATTCCTtgtaaaaacgtaaaaaaatatgaaaaataataaaatgatcaagtgacatttttaagaatttattgagttattgagaaaaacgtggtaaaaattgctttgtgtAACGTGTTCTAAATTTCAAGAAGCAAAATAAGATgcaaatgaagtaaaaaagtAGTAATCAGGGCATTAATAAATGTGTGAATAATTGAAAACAATGCAAAAGTTGTTTATGTTCAAGAAATGTgcaactttagaaaaaaattatcttaattacTGTATTAGTCAGGCAGTTAAGTGGTACAAAAATGTAGTAATTGATGGCATAGTTGATGAAAAAGTTctcattgaataatttttgaaattaatttttggattaaaaaattcattatatttttttaaattaacttctcaaaaaaattttcaacaaaattttcttcagaaaaacaAGTTATGTGATAAAATCcgaattttgagattttttgtaactttaaatcaatttttgagcaagaaaaaaaagctttacaaattaatgaattctaacaaaaaaaaaaaaaatataaatttttttataaacatatttttgtcaaaattatccTAAACTCATTCGAtgtttatcttaaaaattgaatttatttttttaattttttatttttttttaaaattgattttttttttttaatttttaagaaaattttatttgaacaaagatactttgtttaatgtttataaaaagtaataaaattacaacaaaaagttctttttttgtcaaaatttcttaaaatcaaaaaatttttatctcaatattagagaaaaaaattctaaaattttattttgacgagataccttttcataaaattaattagattttgtacaaaacttcattgtttcatgtcaaaatttcaatacttttgtacattttaaaaacaaaaaaaataattttgatgtcATCTTTAagcataaaacttaaaatccaAAGCTTCAACTCACGTATACGAGAATTAGTGAGAATTAACTGATCAAACAACGTgatcaaattacaaaaataaaaatgtttttttcatcataccACAAATATTTGTGCAACTTCAGCACTTGAAATCGAAGAACTTTGGAATATAACGGAAAGTCACTCGTTCGTCActcaaaaaagaataaaaccaGCAAAAGTGTTGAACTTtcgtttttaaatcaatttaatgagTAATTACTCAAAGTATTGCACGAGTTTAATGACTTTTCGAATCctaaatcgatttttcggcCAAAAACCGCAAAATTGCTTATAAAAGTTATTCACCTTTgtattgattgattgattgacTTTCATGTCCGTACAATAAAGGAACGATTCCTTATGTAACTTCCATCAACAAAGGTgtggcaataaaaatataacaaacttAATTACTTCGAATTCCCTTCTTGCCCtagaaaaattgcttttattgCATGATTTATTGAAGACCGTCACAAAAGTGTAtctgaaaagacaaaaaaaaattcattcatccaattaaatttattttttgtatcatcgGGAGAGAGCGAGACTTATGAatgaacgtcgtcgtcgttgtttttTGAGTCACGCAAGAGGTTACAAACGGTCATCAAACATCGTGATACTTAATTgacgaaattaatgaaaattatgcgTGAAGCGTGGTGCGAGAAACAAAGAGGAAGGATATTACTGCgtgattttaaaacatttccaGTGCGAGTTATTCATCGAACGGATGATTCGTCATGCACATGTAAACAATATCGATCGAATTTCTTATCAACATGCTGCTGATAAGATAAAACTTGAACCtttcgcaagaaaaaaaataataaacctgttacaattttttaatttcattgtaAATTGAGACTCGTTgactcataatttaattttttttcttccacagGAATGACCTGAAGGTATCGAATGACGTCGTAATCGGAGATTCTGGCCGTTATAAGGGACTTGGACAATCATTGAAGCGTTAATCATGTAAATAAACAACCGCTCACACACAACCAGCACAAAAGTTTAAAGAGATATTCACATGTCGTTCGTCGTTGTCGACACAAAAGTAACAAAACCATAAAACTAAAACCTGTTTTCGCGGTAACGGATCGTTCGCGTGTGTTAGTGTTGAAAAAGAAGTTAAAAAGCCACACACCAATACCATTAAACTGCAAGAAAAAGAGTAGTTTGTGGTGCGATGTGGAGTGCAAGCGAcacaaaactcttaaaaatcacgaaaaataataaaaattaaaagcaaaaaaaatatggcgaACTCGTCGCCGCACAAATATCtcagaaaaaatgcaaaaaacagTGATAATAGGTGTAATTTTAGTccgaaaatgaacaaatatcGGAGACAAACGAATATTTTGCTCGTTTTCATACTTGGGCTGAACATCAGTCTCGTGAATGGGCAGCAATCGTATCATAACCATCAAAATTGGCTGCGTGACAGAGATCCGAGATTCTATTCCAGAGAAGGGGTGGATTACAAGCCGCCAGATCCAGGAGATCCAAATTACAGGTAAGAACTTAATAGGTTGAATGACCTCATTTGTGGAATTTTAAAGATGAAACGGAAGGTgtttaccgttttttggttaattttggggagataaattaatgaatggaGAAaggtgaaactttttttcgtgcttTTTCGGTAATGAGCGTGCATGGAAGACTATGTAAAGACAATAATTGGACAAAAATGGACAATTGTAATTTacatttagataaaatttgatggaatttagtattttcatgcaattagagatgttaattttaaaatttttgttgagaatttctcataaaaaatttattttgattaaaattttaagcttttaaaagcttgttatacaaaaaaaattaaaaattttatataaaatctgaattttaagtgaaaaactaaaaattttaagtgaaaaatttaaaaattgatttaattttctttaaacttattgaaaattctcagaaaatatcaaaaaatcctaaaatttccagtaaaaaatttaaaaattacgattaaaatcattagattttcgttaagtttagtaaaatttttcaaaataacaataaaaaatttactattttgattaattttcttaccaaaACTTCACTTAATGCCTTTGATCTtctaaagtcataaaaaatgaaaaacttgtcaaaaattaacaaaaaaataatttttctttacagaaCTTACGAATTTAACAATCGACGATATGGTTACTACCAACCAAATGGGTATGGCACTCAATATCCCGGTCAATCGCAACCCGGACAATACAACCCAAACAATCCACTTGGAGATGATCGCTTCAAATTTGATCCGGTAAGTGACTTACAAGCACGTTTTGAGAGTAAAAGTAACCCATTTCTCCGCTCGTCGATCAAGTGAAGCCACAAAGCGTGGAAATTATTGCAACAATGCAAGATGCCGTGCAAtggtttttaatttcactttgaatgatgagaaaaaattacattttctacGAAAactaatgttaattttttatttccgttCATTCGCAGAACAATCCGAACAACATTCAAACTCCCTTTCCCGGCGTTCTTGGAGGTTGGCGCGAAGATTTGCAAGGAAAACAACGCGAGGGCTCGTTATATCTCGAACGTGATATTTTTGTGACGACAAATTACGGGCAAGTTCAGGGATTTAAAGTGTATTTGTATGACGATCCCGACCCAAAGTCACTTTATCGACCATGGCATCATCAAATTGAGAAAGTTACGAAGGAAGTTCATGTTTTTCTTGGTATTCCGTATGCTTTGCCGCCGACGCATGAAGGGCGTTTCAAGCCTCCTCGCCCTCATAGGGGTTGGCAACTCCTTCAAGCAGTTGATTTTGGTCCTGCGTGCCCTCAACCCGTCATTTATACGGGCGCTACAAAGGGAATTCGCGACATGGACGAGGATTGTCTCTATTTGAACGTCTATTCGCCCAACACGAAATCCGGCGTGCCTCAAAAGTATCCCGTGATGATCTACATTCACGGCGGACATTTCCAAAAAGGTGCTTCCAATACATTTCCCGGGCATATCATGGCGGCATTCTATGATGTTGTCATCGTTACCATCAATTATCGTCTCGGTGCTTTGGGATTCTTATCGACAGCTGACGAAAACTCTCCCGGCAACTACGGGATTTTGGATCAAGCGATGGCGATTAAGTGGGTTCATGATAACGCCGAATTTTTCAACGGAGATCGGAATTCGATCACACTTTTTGGACCTGGAAGTGGGGCAGCATCCGCTGGATTGTTAATGGTAGCGCCCGCAACACGAAATATCGTTACAAAAGTCATCGCGCAATCGGGATCTGCTTTGGCTGATTGGGGATTAATTAATGACATGTGGCGCGCTCAAAACACGAGTCGAGTATTTGGACAACAAGTTGGATGTTCGATCGATACGTCATGGAAGTTGGTGCAATGTCTCCGTTTCGCAAGGAATGCTTATGAAATCGGAAATGCCGAGTTTCCGCCGCAAGTTGGATTTTTCCCGTGGGCACCAGTGATTGATTTTAACATTAGCTATCCGGGCGAAGATTGGTACGAGGGTTGGCGTGAACGGGATTGGCATTTTATCAAAGAAAGTCCCGAGGATTTGATCAAGAAACGCATGTTCAACAGAGGATTGCATTATATGAGTGGCGTGACGACCCAGGAAGCTGCCTATATGTtatgtgagtaattttttttctttactgaaataaaaaaataattattttttattaaatttttagtcgaAAACAAGACTTTGGGACCATATTTCGAGAtagatgagaaatttttcgaccAAAAAGTGCGTGAACTTGTGTTGCGGTACAATTATACACTGAATTTGAACGGAACTTACGAAGCTATCAAATATATGTACACTCATTGGCCCGATCCGAAGAACAAAACTCACATCAGAGAGCAGTATATcaacgtaaatattttttttctccgtaaaaatggcaaaaatttaaattttttgtactcaCAGCTACTTTCTGACTTCCTGTATCGCGCTCCAGCGGATCACATGTTGAAACTTCTGGTCGAACAAGGTGTCCCGTGTTACAGTTACGTCCTCAACACAACCGTTGAAGGTCTTAAATACCCCGAATGGCGCAAATATACGCACGACAACGAATATTTCTTCCTCAGCGGCGCTCCTTTCATGGATGTCGAGTTCTTCCCGAAGAAATTGCGACTCGATCGAACGATGTGGACCGATAACGATCGCAATATGAGTcactttttcatgaaaacgTTCACAGATTTTGCGAGATATGGCAATCCAACGCCTCAACAAGTGCTTGGGTTGTACTTTGAAAAGGCTGGAAATGGAGAGCTGAAGTATTTGAACCTTAATACGACTTACAACTCGACGATAATGATGAATTATCGTCAAACTGAGAGTGCTTTTTGGACGCAGTATTTGCCGACGGTTGTTGGGATGCTTGTACCAACGTATCCGCCATCCACAGAGTTTTGGTGGGAGCCACGAGAACCCCTGCAAATCGCTTTTTGGAGTATGACGGGCACGTGTTTGTTCCTGATGGCGATCGTTGTCATCAGTTGTATCTTGTGGCGGAATGCTAAGAGGTACGGTGAGGTATGAGGGATAAATTTTGCCCCTAAACCAtattttttcggaatttttttatgcaaaattatcACTTAACATcagtttttattcaattttctcatgatttttacttttctttgtAGGGAAGCCGACCAATACTATGAAAACGATCTCTACATGGTTGAAAATCCCGATGCTGAACGCATGGATAACGGCATCGATAACACAACTATCGCCTCTCAACCGCTAAAATCACGCGAAAATGTCTA
It encodes:
- the LOC134829477 gene encoding acetylcholinesterase; translation: MANSSPHKYLRKNAKNSDNRCNFSPKMNKYRRQTNILLVFILGLNISLVNGQQSYHNHQNWLRDRDPRFYSREGVDYKPPDPGDPNYRTYEFNNRRYGYYQPNGYGTQYPGQSQPGQYNPNNPLGDDRFKFDPNNPNNIQTPFPGVLGGWREDLQGKQREGSLYLERDIFVTTNYGQVQGFKVYLYDDPDPKSLYRPWHHQIEKVTKEVHVFLGIPYALPPTHEGRFKPPRPHRGWQLLQAVDFGPACPQPVIYTGATKGIRDMDEDCLYLNVYSPNTKSGVPQKYPVMIYIHGGHFQKGASNTFPGHIMAAFYDVVIVTINYRLGALGFLSTADENSPGNYGILDQAMAIKWVHDNAEFFNGDRNSITLFGPGSGAASAGLLMVAPATRNIVTKVIAQSGSALADWGLINDMWRAQNTSRVFGQQVGCSIDTSWKLVQCLRFARNAYEIGNAEFPPQVGFFPWAPVIDFNISYPGEDWYEGWRERDWHFIKESPEDLIKKRMFNRGLHYMSGVTTQEAAYMLFENKTLGPYFEIDEKFFDQKVRELVLRYNYTLNLNGTYEAIKYMYTHWPDPKNKTHIREQYINLLSDFLYRAPADHMLKLLVEQGVPCYSYVLNTTVEGLKYPEWRKYTHDNEYFFLSGAPFMDVEFFPKKLRLDRTMWTDNDRNMSHFFMKTFTDFARYGNPTPQQVLGLYFEKAGNGELKYLNLNTTYNSTIMMNYRQTESAFWTQYLPTVVGMLVPTYPPSTEFWWEPREPLQIAFWSMTGTCLFLMAIVVISCILWRNAKREADQYYENDLYMVENPDAERMDNGIDNTTIASQPLKSRENVYDFRDTPTPATKMTKTAETASMRSPSSLSNTQTTKFGSQGSLRSAISLKDSSTMSPIGTLEKGSSKYSERGIDTDSRTNSSNGRYDDSSRLIAKSKENIVSTNPHGDSQRPLRPVAANRRVNNSSKTHLIDGIPQTEV